tctcgaccctgggcttcacttgctgcaaccccacacctgggttcccagcacatCCGGCACGCTAACCGgttaaccccctctggtccctcctgatacgcttgcgaccctctgacatACCTCCttgtggaactctggaccacacactcgctggcctcgggaacccgcccgaccacgaccacgacaacgcccacgtacacgaccaacaactcaacaCTTTTAACCACTGCTCTTCCAAGAACAACGGCTAACAAGCatagaaacaaaccaaaaccacacaaagaaacataacatatcgtggaatctcattgaaggctcgaagaggatgttttaggactccatgccacatgcaattgactaactcacataatcaatcaagacatgcaatcccaaacatctacaacacaaagcctagtgaacccaaacctagaaccgtgagggctctgataccaaactgaaatgacctgacccgtttttttttttaaataaataataataataataaataactacaacttgTGATCACATACCCACTAACCACCTAATcataatcacaaacaacaacggaataacaacagcggaataacaaataccaatatccaataatgctcaataatagaataaccaatatccaaacataaccattccaatgtcaaacaatAGAAAACTAGGAACCGACAACCTAGTAAGTTCTAAAGACTCAAccctagcaacctaacaatgccagacaacaaccaatcgagtccctagaacatcctcttcttcattgccttgattccacgatcacactttgcctttacctacaccacaaacacaaattgagatgcatgagtatttgataaacactcagtgaggcaatcctcccatctattgggctatacacaaaagcaacagtgattcaaatgttccaaacaaacaacaaacaaaatatacaaaccagaaaaacaaacatcatctcgctggaagggaggtgtcgaccgacaccagcctagtgtcgaccgacactggcattggtgtcgaccgacactaccccactttgtaaaacataaacataattcaaaaaaatataatccaaatttttgttttgtaaactcaaatctttaattcaaatataaatttttaaaatttaaacctattgaaaaaaaaaaatagaaaaccaaaaaactataaatccaataaaaaaaaaattattgatatcattatacaatataaatttataagttggagaaactaaccatatataattatcctaaatttttattaaaaaataatatatcattcGGTTTCTTCTATTTTTAACAATACCAAATCTAAACAGAAATGAAAATCAAATCGATTTTTCAACTTAACTATAACTAAACAAAACCATTTATTTTGGTTCCGTTCCGTTTTTGGATTTAGGTTTTTCTGCGCACCCTAATACTTATTATCAAATTTAACTAGATTTTGACAACACCAGCATGAAAGTTTAAACAAACCACAAATTCACAAGTCACATCCTCACCTTCACGTACGATGTCAAAATTTGTGTTTCACCGGTTCGGATCTCTCTGTTTGCCAACTCACCGAGCATCgttctctccttctcctccttgtGGATATCcactccccccccccccccccccccccNccccccttctctctctctcgccgaacgttctctctttttctatgtGATACGCTTTCCCTTTTACGATTAGCATTtacgtttcttttttgtttctcaaggCACGGCGATGGTGGTGGGAATAAGTAGCAAAagaattaagaattttttttctttggcacGCAAACTAACTATTTTTAGGATTCCTAAACCCGATCTCTTGTGGATTCTCTCTAAAATAAGGGAAGGCCTTACTTAGAACTTACGACTTCTTCCGAAAAAGTGAAAGTACCCCTCAACCCTATTGCATGCGCGTGCCTTTTGTTACAAATCTTTTccttattgttttcttttctctactGTCGGCTAGGAAACAATTAAACAATCTTTTTAAAAGCGAGAAGTGATATTAGATTTAGATCACGTTTAGGGACTAGGGTTGATAATGATAAATCAACAAAATTCCTACAAAAATGGAAAACTAAATTGGTTGCATGAAAACATTTTACAATTGTTTTGGAGTGTACGTTGTGGCTGTCTAGTTGTATCTTTAACATGATTGTCACAAGGAATCATTCATATCTTAAACACAGTCTCAGGGAATCATATCAAATCATATCTTtttgtaaaaacattttttaataattctgAAGTTTTTAATCTTATCaactaactataagtctataataCGTAATATATTATTCATCGGCACGTTCTTGGTATGTAAGAGTTGAAAAGTCCACATTATTGGGCCAGCTGTCTCCAGATGACCAGATCTGTTTATTATTGGTACATTTTGATTCCCTGACaatgtttaaaatatgataagttaattaattactttattCAGCAATAATGTTTAATAAAACGAGgccaatatatttattaattaggCCACTATGCAATATAAGTAGGCACAAAGTCCTTAACACACCCATCATCACAGCTTAACACTAAAAAGTAAATCATCACAAGCCAAGAGATCAAAGAGAGATCAAAGATGTCGACTACATACTCCATGCTCGGCGGTGAAGGTCCCGATAGTTACCGAGAACACTCGAAATACCAGGTTtactattcatatatatatgatttggtttttattgttactgaaaaaaaaaatcatgttactgaaaaaaaaaatctgataacaAATTCTTAGTTTTAGATATTAATTGCAAAACATTTATTGGTTGATAGGGAGCGTTAGTTATAGCAGCAAAGGAGAATATCAATGAAGTAATCTCCACGAAACTCGACATCGACACTAGTTCAAATCTCATTAACATAGCAGACTTCGGTTGTTCGTCTGGACCGAACACATTCAACGCGGTACAAATCATAATTGATGCTGTGGAACTCAAGTACAAGGGTGAAAGTAGTCTCAAGGACAAAGAGTTCCAAGTTTTCTTCAATGATTCTTCCAACAATGATTTCAACACTCTCTTTAAGACACTTCCTCCAGCTAGAAAATATTTCGCAACTGGAGTTCCTGGTTCTTTCTTTGGTCGTGTCCTTCCAAGAGATAGTGTCCATTTGGGGGTTTCTTCTTACTCACTCCATTTCATATCCAAGATTCCCAATGGGATCAAAGACCGTGACTCCCCTGCGTGGAACGAGGAGATACACTGCTCTGGATCTTCAGAAGTGGTTGAAAAATTGTATTTCGAACAATACAAGAACGACGTGGGCGGTTTCCTCAACGCTAGAGCTCAAGAGTTTGTGTCCGGTGGATTGCTATTGCTTCTTGGATCATGTCGTCTAAATGGAATTCAATTATTTGAATCCGTTGAAGGAATGATGATTGATTACATTGGATCTTCTCTTAATGAACTTGCTAAACAGGTAAAAATTCGAAACTCATAAAAGATTTATTAACTCTTCTAATCATAATATTAGTACTAATCGAAtactaacatattatatatatttttccttaaaTTTAAAAGGGTATAATAGATCAACAAAAGCTTGACGCTTTCAAATTGCCTATCTATGCTGTACAAGCGGATGATTTGAAGCAAATCATCGAGGATAACGGGTCTTTCACGATTGAGGCATTCGAGAAGATTACTCATGGGAAGGGAGAGTATCCGTTAGACACTGATTATTTGACGCTCGCGTTTAAGGCCTCACTTGGAGGATCTGTAGCTGCACTATTTGGGCAAGATGCTATGGAGAAAACGTATGAGCTTGTGAGAGAGAAGACACAAGAAATGCTTCCTCAATTAGCCAAAGCCAAAGCCGGAATGCAGTTCCTCATTGTGCTTCGAAAAAACTAAAATCGTGATCTATGAAATGAAATAAATCTGAGACTCTAATAATGTGATTACAATGATGTGTGTTTGTGCTGTATTCttatcttttaagttttaaacaatCCCTTTCGTTTATGAGTATCACATCATGCTGCAcatattactttcaaatatcAATAATTACTATTATTTTCCTATAATGTCTTTTGcattattgttatttatttgtatCTAAAAACTTGTCAAGGCATGTTTATTAGATAAACTACAAGCAATGGACTACTTTGTCTCTGTTGACTGATGTAATTTTGGTTTTCCATCTAGACTAAAGAAATCGAATAACTCGAGAAGAATACTACTGTAGTCTAGTGAGGTTGTTGAAGTTGTTTAGTGGAAGATTAGTGGAAGTTGTAAAGTAGTTGTTACTTACAAATAGTTTAATATCCTATATCTACAAAGAGTTGTGTCATTAAATaggaaaacattaattttgGGTTCAAATTATACTCTTGGGAAGCTAAACTAGGAGTAAAGCAAATGGAAAACGTAATGGCCACTTGCGTCAGATTAAGAAGTAGATTATACGAACTAAAGTTAAGTGAGTTTGAATAGAGAATTATCAGTTTTCCGATTTGCTTTTGTCTCTTTATCTCGTTGTAAACCGAGGTCCAATCCAACTTTGtgagtaattaaaaaaaaaaaaaaagggtgcaAGGGCCGGTTAGTGTAAacacatgttttaaaaaattgctagAGGCTGGTCGGGCGGTTAGAATGGGCTAGCACCTAGCaaaaaatcagagattaaatagaaaatttattaaaaactagttttagggttattttattaaattaataataaaataaaaatatagtactctgtttatgttaaaaaaaaaatatgaataaaatataaaggtaTAGTactatcttttaaaattatggtaaacacataaaaacgtaattctaaaaaaaaaatttatgatttttattaaaagtttgtatattaattattgtaaaacatcataaacttttaatttaaatatataaataacaatatatatatatatatatatatttgatatattttggttccaaaaaaattagtatatataaaattaagtggaaagtaatcaaattaaacagattataataaaattagatagacataattaaataatcaatgCTAGACAATGACTATTCATTAATCGAGGTAGAGAATATGGGTCTAGTAATTTTACATAACCTAATCAACGCTAACGCTAGGCAAGGATTTTTAAAACGGGTATGTAAACTCGTAAAGGccactttattttttaaatataatatataagtcTACATTTTAAGTTAACTTCAATTATGGTAGTACACATACTTATATTGTTAATCGAAAATCTCTAAACTAAAACCACTAAGCCTTTTCTTCGGTTCACTGGTCCGGTCCAGTTAGCTGCTTCTCTGCAACTTTGGAACTTCCTACGACAATTGAGTCTTGGTCCGGAACGGATCGCTTTCGTGTGGTAGCTTGATCTAAGTTCTGTGAAGCTATCAGATTCAGCTCATTTCACGCAAAACTATCGCCGGCGTCAATCAAGATCCATGGATTCAACAGGTTCAATCCAAGTATCCCAGATTGGGGAAGAAGAcgaattgacaaaaaaaaaagtaaaaataatagaaCTACGATTCTGATTCCAATGGAGACTACTTGTTTGCATCAAATTGTGTAATCTACCATAGTTTCACTACTCACACAGTGGACTCTTCATCttgagaagatgagagaaataatttttgggaaaaatatcaaaaaaatctcCAACTGTCAAATTCGGGACGCATAAATCATCAACTtccaaaatatcatttaaatgcCGAAGTTTTTATTGACTTTAAATTAAATAGAGAAATTTTGTTGACTTTACCATTTTGAGCACGATGTTAAGTCAACTGACTTAGTTTAGAAATGATGTCGTTTAATATTATACGAGTTACAGAATCGAACCCATGACCCTCtgatatataacaattatacaCATCCGTCTACGCCGAAAGACTTTATTGGCAGTGTTTCAACACACACTTAAATatcttacaaaacaaaatcccaaataaaaaaaatagttaaaaaaaaaatagagagaagaaagattgtTCTAAAACGATACCATTAATCCAACCTAATCTTAGCTAAGAAAAAAATCGTACACAAGATCAATGATTTTCATATTGAACCATGCTTTCATTCTACCTTTCAAAGTTTTCGATAAACAATTTATTAAACCTATCacgattttaaaaaatcttcacCGGAAGATATCCCAGTTCatttataaataagtttttgtgCCGATTCACAAATATCCAAAACGATTCACAAGCTAGGGAACGAGGCTTTCCTTCTTCGAGTTACAAATTCTCGGACCAGAGCAATCTTGCTTGGCCGTAATGTCTGGAATATCGTGGGGCACCCTATGTTTGTATCTCATTGGTCTCCCAAATTTTCTCATGAATCTCCCCTACTACGTCAGTGACCATTGCTGTTGAGTTCCGTGGAGTCCCGTATCTGTTATTTAACAGGCAAAGTCTCAGTAGGTTAGCCACGGCAGTTGGAAAACCTATAGCTCTAGTGCCTGAAACAGAACATAAGGAGAATTTTGAAGTGGCTAAGGTGCTTGTTAGAGTTGACCTCACTAAAGATCTGCCATCGAAGGTAATCTCGGGATTCTCGGATGGTCGGGAGGTGGAAGTGGATGTTTCTTATTCATGGCTCCCACCTCGATGCACTAAGTGCCAAACTTATGGTCATGACACAGCTTGATGCCCAAAGTTGATAGCGACCACCGCCTCGCTAATGCGGAGAAGAAACAGGTCGCAGAGCAGACCTACACTAAATCGTCGCTCACGGCAAGGAAGATTACTTGAACGTCTGCCCAAGCTTTCTTCGAATACTAAGCCATCTCATCTTATGTGGAAGGTTAAAGAGAGTGGTCATTCCTCTACGAATGGGGCTTTACAGAGTAAGGAAGCGGTTCAAGGAGCTGTTAAAGTTGTAGACCCAGAGCAGGAACCAGGCTCAGTTCTTGCGTCAGCCCCTGTTTTGAGAGACAAGGTATCGACTCCGGACATTTTTGTAGCGGATAGAGTGGATCAGGTCAGACCCTGGAGATGAGGGGATAATGACTATGGAGAAGAATATCTCTGCCAGGTATGTTGATCCGTCACCTGATCATTCGACAGAAGCAAAAATTGAAGCACCTTTTATCCTGGTTAACCACAACAAGAGTGGCCGCAAGGTCACAACAACATCACATTAATAAATATCGATGTTTTTGTGTTGAATATAAGAGGTCTGAATAGTACCAGATGTCAGGACTTTACGAAGGAATGGATTTCACTCTATAAGCCACTTTTTGGAGCATTTATGGAAACGCATATCATATCGGCTAATGTGGGAAGGGTTGCTAGAGCAATCCCTCAGGGgtggattttttttggtaattttgacCACCACAATACAGCTAGAATCGTTGTCTGTTGGGACCCCTCGGTATCTATGGTTGTGTATCATGTCTCTTCACAACTTATCACTTGCGGCTTCTATATTCAGCCGCTTAGTCTAAATATTACAAGCTCCTTTGCATATGGATTTAATCTGCTAGAAGCGCGTCTACCTCTATGGGATGAGCTATCTTGGCTTAATGCCAATACTCCTGTCAATCGATTTCCATGGGCAGTGGTGGGGGACTTCAATCAAATCCTTTGGACATCTCAACACTCTCACCATCTTACTCAGGACGTGGACTCATCAGGAATTGAGGACTTTAATCTTGCAATTCAGGAATCTGAGCTCTTTGAGGCTCATGCCAAAGGATTACCTTTCACTTGGTGGAACAATCAGGAAGAAAATCCGGCCTCGAAGAAGATTGACCATGCTTTCATCAATCAGGTGTGGACAAATACTTATCCGGATTCCTATGCGGAGTTCCTGGAGCCGTTGCAATCAGATCATGTTGCATGTTTATTCCATCTGCCCGCTATGGGGAGGTCTGTTCGTAAGCCTTTCAAGTTCTTTCAGCATGTCATTGAGCACCTGCAGTATAAGGACTCAGTCTCTCAAGCTTGGGATCCTCATCAAATACAGGGTACCTGTCAGTACAAGCTTGTTAGGTCTGTACGCAAGTTAAAGATGGTTCTTAGGCTCCTGAACAAACGCCATTACAGTGATATCAGTCTGAGAGTCAAGAATCAAACGGCTAAGGTAGCTGACCTCCAAATATTGTTGCTATTAAACCCGGATGTTCAAGCTGCTAGGGAGGAGCATGAAGCTAGAGAACTTTAGCAAACGCTGATCTCTACTGAGGAGAAGTTCTACCGCCAAAAGTCCAGAATTCTATGGTTACATCTGGGGGACAGGAACACCGCATTCTTTCATAAATCTGTTTCACAACGAGCAGCGTGAAACCATATACACTTCTTGTGTGATCAGGATGGAACAAGGATCTCAGATATTTCCGACATCAAAGCTTATGCAGCACATTATTTCAAGAGTATTCTGGGGAACACTGAGCTACCAGTCTCGCCAGTCTCAATGGTTGAGCTTAGAGGGATAATACTGTTTAGATGTTCGGATGTTCAGGCTCATGACCTACAGAAGTTTTTCTCTCCCGAAGAAATCAAGGCAGTGGTGTTTGCAATGCCATTCACCAAGAGCCCATGACCCGATGGTTTTCCAGTGGAGTTTTTTAGAGCCTCATGGGACATTGTAGGAGCCACGGTAATCTCTGCAGTCCAAGAATTCTTTCGCAATGGAAGGTTTATCAAAGACCTCAACTGCACCATAATTGCTCTTATCCCTAAAATACATGAGGCTAGCAGGCTGAGTGATTTCAGACCTATTAGCTGCTGCAATTTGATCTATAAGGTCATATCTAAAGTCATTGCCAACAGAATGAAGCCTATTCTCCTTGAATGCATCAGTCCAAACCAAGCGGCGTTCTTGAAAGGTCGAATTCTAGGAGAAAATGTACTCCTCGCATCGGAGCTAGTGAGAGACTACCAAAATACAAATTGTCCAAAGAGTTGTATGGTGAAGGTTGACATCAGGAAAGCCTTTGACACAGTTTGCTGGGATTTTGTCCTAAAGGTACTTGAAGCACATGATTTTCCTCCGCTGTTCTGCTCTTGCATTCGAGAATGCATCTCCTCACCAAGGTTCTCTATAGCCATTAATGGAGAATTGGCAGGCTTCTTCTCAGCGGCAAAGGGCTTACGTCAAGGGGACTCCATCTCCCCTTACCTCTTCATAATGGTCATGGAAGTCTTATCCAGATTACTCGAAGCTGCAGCTGCCTCTGGTACATTCAGGCTGCACCCACAATGCTCCTCTCCCCTGGTAACACATCTACTATTTGCTGATGACCTTTTGGTATTCACGGATGGTGCTCGACACTCTCTGACTGGTATTGCTGTCGTTATGAGTCACTTCAAGGCGCTAAGTGGTCTCGATATGAATCCTGCTAAGTCAGAAATCTTTTTTGGGGGTTACACTATGCTTCAAGTTGATGTCTTAAGTGCATTGTCAGGTATTAAGGTTGGTTCGTTCCCCACTTGTTATTTGGGACTTCCACTCAACCCCGCGAGGATCTCCTATGCAACTCTGCAGCCTTTTTTGGAAAGGATAACGTCGAAGCTGCATGCGTGGACTGTTAAAAGCTTATCCTTCTCAGGTAAGATCATACTCATTTCTTCTGTAATATACGGGATGGGAGCTCCGTCTTCACCTTACCTAAAAAGTTCTACGAGAAGGTGGATTCGCTTTGTGCTGGTTTTCTATGGAAAAATAAGACTGAGTCTGCACGGGGTGCTCGAGTGACGTGGTCTGATGTTTGTAAACCAAAGTTGGAAGGAGGGTTAGGCATCAGGCGATTGCAGGACTTCCAGGTCGTGTTTCAGTTGAAATTGCTGTGGAACTTTTTTGCAAAGGCGGGTTCACTGTGGGTTGCTTGGTTGAAAGGAAATGTTTTCCACCGGAAAAGCTTCTGGCAAATGGAGGACTCTCAAAGGCTCCCTAGAGCGGTAAGAGAcatactaaaacaaaatcactTTCTTAAGGATTTCATGCGATGTGACATTGGTAATGGGCGTACGGCTTCCTTCTGGCATGATCATTGGTGTGATCATGGCCCATTAATCGAGTTCATTGGGAGGAATGGACCATGACAGTTCAGAGAACAGTTGAGTGCAAAAGTGGTTGATGCAGTGCGAAATGGAGATTGGTGGCTACCTGCTGCCAGATCAGTTTCCCAACGAGACTTTATGGCTACTCTTACTACCATCTCTCATCCAAAGGATGACAATGGGGACGATGTTTATCTCTGGAAAAGGTCGGCAAATACATACACCCCCACTTTCTCTTCCAAGGCAACTTGGGAGCAATTACGATCTCCTTCTGCTCAAGCACCTTGGTGTAAGACAGTTTGATTTAAAGCAGCGGTTCCAAGGTATTCTTTTATCATGTGGCTGGCTTTTCAGCGCAGGTTACCTACCAAAGACAGACTTCTAGCATGGGGGATGAATATATCTCCGGGCTGTGTCCTCTGTTCGTCTAGGGATGAAAGCCATGAACATCTATTCTTCAGTTGTGCGTATTCTAAGGAGATTTGGGAGGCTTTTGCTTCTCGGATTTGGGCCTCCCCTACTTCAGATTTAACAGCAGTCTCCTCTTGGATCTCTCAAACTCGACAACCTCCTCAAGGCCAGGTGTCTATCCTCCTCAAGCTTGTCCTGCAAATCACTTATTACCTTTTGTGGCAAGAACGCAATGCCAGAGTCTTCACAAATGTCTCCACCCCTACAACAACACTTCGAGCCATGGTGGATCGTACAGTAAGGAACCGCCTTATCTCGCTGCCAGGATCGACTGACTCCCCAAATTCACTTCTAGCTCTTTACTTTCATAGTATTAGTTTCCCTTTCtagctttttcttttatttgtacAGAAAATTTGGTATGAAATtttaaccttttaccaaaaaaaaaaaaacaaaagaatataccAGAGATCCGAAATGATTCAAGCGGGTCAACCCGACGACTTCTCTCCTTCactatatatgatatatccCATAAATATTTGTGCGGTCGCCGGTAAATTTTGAAACCCAGCATTGTCGTGGATGTAGCGATTCAACAACAACCATGCTTCTCGGTGAGAATTGTGCATTTTTTATAAGcaatataaaaatgtatgtTGACATATGAACAATAAATTCATTTAGTGTAAATGATTGTGTACTCTGTTATAACTTAGAGGGTCAAGGGTTTGATTCCCTGGCCcgtattatatttttaaaaatcaaaacgacGTCATTCTAAACTAACAGAAATTGTAACTGTTGACTTAATATTCTGTTATTTTCCCTCAGTTGACTTAACGTCATGCTCAAAATGATAAAGTCAACAAAAATTCTCTATTTAATTTAAAGTCAACAAAAAATTTAgcatttaaatgacattttggAAGTTGGTGATTTAAAcgtcccaaatttgaaagttagagatttttttgatattttcccAATAATCTTTAATTAAACAGTATACAATTGTATGTGTGTTTCTcagtttcataatataaaaacaatataattggCAATGGGTTTTAGGTTACGTCATTAGGTCTAAGTGTTCGATTCCCaaatgttgtaattttttttttttgtagtttttagaTGCTATATAAGGGCATCATTATAGGGGAACAGttttgggtgttcttagagtaaaaatattatgaaaataatgtaagatcattagtttagatcttttgttaagaagttagttatcgagagaacatgtttaagatcataagatttaataatataatattcttaaacatattataattataaaaacttataaattaatatttaaattgcatacttatataaaagcaatgtatacttataaattaatataatattcttaaacatattacaattataaaaatttataaattaatatttaaattgcatacttatataaaagcaattgtatacttataaattaatataatattcttaaacatattacaattataaaaacttataaattaacatttaaattgcttacttatataaaagcaattgtatacttataaattaatataatattcttaaacatattacaattataaaaacttataaattaacatttaaattgcttacttatataaaagcaattgtatacttataaattaatataatattcttaaacatattacaattataaaaacttataaattaacatttaaattgcatacttatataaaagcaattgtatacttataaattaatataatattcttaaacatattacaattataaaaatttataaattaatatttaaattgcatacttatataaaagcaattgtatacttataaattaatataatattcttaaacatattacaattataaaaatttataaattaacatttaaattgcatacttatataaaagcaattgtatacttataaattaatataatattcttaaacatattacaattataaaaacttataatataatattcttaaacactcttttaatttgtaaaaaattgtttgcaaaaaattgtatccattcaca
The Camelina sativa cultivar DH55 chromosome 6, Cs, whole genome shotgun sequence genome window above contains:
- the LOC104790740 gene encoding probable S-adenosylmethionine-dependent methyltransferase At5g38100 → MSTTYSMLGGEGPDSYREHSKYQGALVIAAKENINEVISTKLDIDTSSNLINIADFGCSSGPNTFNAVQIIIDAVELKYKGESSLKDKEFQVFFNDSSNNDFNTLFKTLPPARKYFATGVPGSFFGRVLPRDSVHLGVSSYSLHFISKIPNGIKDRDSPAWNEEIHCSGSSEVVEKLYFEQYKNDVGGFLNARAQEFVSGGLLLLLGSCRLNGIQLFESVEGMMIDYIGSSLNELAKQGIIDQQKLDAFKLPIYAVQADDLKQIIEDNGSFTIEAFEKITHGKGEYPLDTDYLTLAFKASLGGSVAALFGQDAMEKTYELVREKTQEMLPQLAKAKAGMQFLIVLRKN